In Paenibacillus sp. 1781tsa1, one DNA window encodes the following:
- a CDS encoding helix-turn-helix domain-containing protein, giving the protein MVEHAFGPYMKQLREQQGYSINQLAEAAGISNSQISRIENGVRGVPKPATIRKISDALSVPYTEMMKQAGYIEPRSATELQEVPEWATYKDRRDFKKMLEDDDDLMFDGIPLDEDDKKRIKDVLTGLFWEAKQMNKRKKTDESDNRP; this is encoded by the coding sequence ATTGTGGAGCACGCTTTTGGTCCTTATATGAAACAACTGCGCGAGCAACAGGGATACAGCATCAATCAGCTCGCCGAAGCAGCCGGAATAAGCAACTCACAGATATCACGTATTGAAAATGGGGTCCGGGGTGTGCCGAAACCAGCGACCATCCGCAAGATTTCAGATGCACTCTCGGTGCCCTATACAGAGATGATGAAACAGGCTGGTTATATTGAACCAAGGAGCGCCACTGAACTTCAGGAAGTACCGGAATGGGCTACATACAAAGACCGTCGTGATTTCAAAAAGATGCTGGAGGACGATGATGATCTGATGTTTGACGGCATTCCACTCGATGAAGATGACAAGAAACGAATCAAGGATGTACTGACAGGTCTGTTCTGGGAAGCCAAACAGATGAACAAACGCAAAAAGACAGACGAATCGGACAATCGCCCATGA